The window TCACAGAAAGTCTCGCTCAAATACATCGAGTGAGTGGCTCTTGTGTTTTCTCTGTAGCTCAGTAAGTGGAGAATGGCGCTTGCAATGCTAGAATAGTAGGatcgattcccgggaccaccaaTAGGCTACATGACATGTATGCGTGCAAGTTTTgtataaaagcgtctgctaaatgccGTATAATATAACACTGCTGCACCACCACCAAGTCAGTATGGACCAGGTCCAATGTCTCGTCTGGGCCCCTAAAGTTCACACATGGCCCTGCATCTTCTCACATGTTCAATCTGGCAGCACATTGTCATGAGGGCTTTTCACGCCCTCACACCATCACTCTCAACACTAATAACTCTCGACACAATAATCTGAAGAGAACAAGTCGCATCCACGTCCGATTAACTAACGACATCCACGTCAGATACAGTAAcgattccaccccccccccccccctgattgTTATGTTGTTACGTACCACAGGTAATTCATGTGGATGTTGATTATAATCGATTACCTGTTGGTTACTCAATGGATCCTCTCTCTATAAAGTGATTGATGTTCGCCTGACGGAACGTATTCTGCTGTTCTATCATGTTGTACATAAAACGTATGTCACCAGTGTTTCTTGCTCTACAGGAAGGAGTGGGGTTTGGCACTGTTTCTCCCTCCTGCAGTACTGTCCAGCATGAAAGAGAAGAACATCAAGAAAGCTCTAACACACATTCTCAAAACCAACCAGAATCTGGTACCTCCTGGAAAAAAGGTATCTTTATTCTCCCTCCCGCTATCTCCTGTAATCATGAATTGTCATGCTCTCGTAAATTTCCCCACTGTTAGATAATGTAATGCGTCAATGTGACTAATCACAGCGCCAGTTTCATTGTAAAAGAAATCCCATGTGCACATTCGTATTGTCAATAGCCTAAATTGCTCATGTTCTCTTTCAGCTGTCAGCATTACAGGCCAAGGTCCACTATCTGAAGTATCTCAGTGACCTGCGACTGTACGGAGGACGGGTTTTTAAATCTATACTGCTGGTAAATAGCTACCTCTCTTTTTCTGAGCTCAAACTATTTGAATAACAAGACACAAAACATCAGAATATCATATCTCATTTAACGAGTTCATATGTACTGTGTTTCAATTGTTTCCACTCTGCTCAATGCCCACAGCAAGGAGAGAAGCACACAGAGGTAACCCTACTAGTGGGTCCCAGGTATGGCATCAGTCATGTGATCAACACCAAGACTAACCTGGTGGCGCTGCTGGCCGACTTCAGCCACGTCAACCGCATCGAGATGTACACAGAGGACGAGAAAAACGTCAGGGTCGAGCTACATGTTCTGGATGTGAAGGTGAAATCAAACAAATCTTCAAGAGGGACTTAATGTGATATGATCATGACGATCAATGCAATGAGTTGACATCTAGCCTGATTTAATGAGCTATATAATAGAATTTTCAGCAATAACATTATACAAGGAAATGAATGATCGATGAGGACATTGTGTCAATGTGTTAATGTGTCCGTTGTCGTCCTCTTGTCTCCCTATTCTCCAGCCCATCACTCTGCTAATGGAGTCCACTGACGCGATGAATCTGGCCTGTTTGACTGCTGGATACTACAGACTACTAGTGGACTCTCGCCGTTCCATCTTCAACATGGCAAAAACAGGGAATGCAGACACCGGTGAGTCTAGACTACACAGTTCCGTTGTTTTCAAAAGCCAACAATACTGTAAGTTGATACATTAGCATCACTGATATCACAGAAACGGGATTATCAACCGCTCTTTGGTTCCTTCTCAGGCCATGACTGCAGAGTAAAGCAGAACTATCAGGCTATAGAGTGGGCATACAGCACCTCCTTTAGAGGGTGTGAGGAGCaccagcaacacaacaaccaGCGCTGTACGTCCAGGGAGCCCTCCTCTAACAGAGACTCAGACTGCGTGGACCACGGGAGGACCGAGAGTGACATGTCCCCCGTCTATATCACTGAGATCCAGCAGCCGCCCCAGAACAACATGCACATGGCAGAGAGGGTGGATACCAGAGGAGGGACCAGGGGCCCAACACACCCCCAGCCCTACCTCTGTGCCTCCAGACCCAAAGCCCAGGACTCCCCCCGCAGTGCCAAGGTCTCTTTCATCTTCGGGGATCCACCGTTAGACAGTGTGAACCCCCAGAACCTTGGCTACCAAAGGCTGATGGACGACGTCCCAGAGGTACTACACGACCACAGCCCCATGTATACGCGACTAGAGGAAGACTACAAGAGCAAGGATCCCATGGACGGGGAGGGCTATCCGTACAGCGCCAAAATCTTCGGCAACACCGAGTGCATTGAGGAGCCGCTGTTGCACGACATCTGCTACGCCGACACCACGGACGCCGACGAGGACGAAGATGACATCAGCTGCGAGGAGGACATGGGGCTGATGGGGGATCTGGACAAGGCCACGTTCCTCTCGCTCTCGGGGTCCAGCGATGACATCATCGACCTGACCTCCCTGCCCCCGCCGCCAGAGGGTAAAGATGAGGAGGATAACGAGGATGTATTGCTTCACTCCCTCAACCTGGCCATCGCAGCCCCACCCCCAGGCTTTAGGGACAGCTCTGATGAGGATGAGCAGCACGGTGGGGCCCAGGGGCATGTCAGAAAGGGCCAGGGGACTCGTGACGATATCCCTGTATCCCTCATAGACTCAGTCCCCACACAGGGGGAGGAGGGCCCAGAGGTGGAGGGGGCCCTGGACGATGCTGTGGTGTCCACCTTACAGGCACTGGAGGCCCTTGCGGCTTCTGAGGAGCAGAGCCCACACCCACAGTCAGAAAATAGCACAGGTTCTTCTTCTTACACTATTGTAACGTTTATTCATTAACACCATGCGGATGTTCCAGCCATTAACTTTTaaatttgttgttgttgatttttcaataaaaaaaacatttttgttcTATGTTTCCATTTAGTGTGCGCATTGTTTCATTCGTTTTCAACATAAAACATGTCCTGTATTTCACTCATTTTTGGttcctttttttgttgtttttctgttttgtggatcatttatttattttgtatcatTTATGATCAGTCGCACAAATGCGTTTCAACTCACAGCTTTCATACTATTTGTACCAATGAATTGTGTGCTTTTTTATAATATTTCTAAGATGCCTCAGGTAAAATGTGTCAATaaaatgtctgtctctctgtggcacACAGGTGTAGAAATATCAAGGGCCTTTAGCCCCGAGTCCTCATCGGACTCTGGCAACGAGACTAACTCCTCAGAGATGACGGAGAGTTCAGAGCTGGTCGCTGCCCAGAAACTCTCTGAAACGCATTTGAGACTGTATGTGGCCACTGCGGAGGGCTACCACACTCTGACTGAGGAGAAAACAAAGTTTCCCATAACACCTTGTGAAGGAAAGGTAGCCCTGGCCATACAGCAGAACCCTCAGGAGACCTGggaaggggggaaggaggaggagggggccaAGTCCTCAGCTGTGTCCTCCACCCAGATCCTCCACtcagatgggggagagatggagccAGAGACCATGGAGACCAAGTCCCTCACCGACTATTTCAACAAACTGCACAGGGGCTCTGTGATGAGAAAGCAGCCAGGGAAGCTGGGTGACACGGAAAGCAGGATTCAGGGAGATAACGATGACTTAACAGAAAAACGACACAGCAACATCCAGAATTCAAATAGAGGGGATCCACCCAAATATAATTCAGACCCACCCAAATATAATGCTATTCTAAGGGAACCTCCATACATGAACCAATTCGAATTGGGGCGAACACCCTATCCGTATAGAGAGAAGCCCCCAAGATATCACCGGCCTCCTGAAAACAAAATGGCGGACAATATTTCCCCAGACTGTGTGAGTAATTCACAAGCCTCGCACTCTGATAGGGGAACAATTAAGGGAGACAAGCAGGATTCAAATGAGAGAAGCCTGCAATTAGACTCTCATTCGCGCTCCCCCGCCAAAGTCCCCCACAGTACCGAGGAAGCCAATTTACCCAGCAGCGACCCACAGCAGCAGCAGACGAGGGTTCCCTCGGCCGAGCAGGATGTCACACGGTTACACGAGTATCACCTGAGTAAGCGCATGTCATTGTTACAGGGCAGCGAGGGCGTCCACTCCCTCCAGAGCTCCCAGTGCTCCTCCATTGATGCTGGCTGCAGTTCAGGAAGCAGTAGCTGTGTCACTCCCATGGACTCTCCCCTCTGCACTGGGGAAAACATGCATCTACTCTCAGAGTCTTCCCTCAAGGGGCTGGGCTATATTAGTGGGGAGGAGAAGGCCTATGGCACCCAAGGCCAGGGGACACAGCAGGGCAAGGCGAGACATCAGACCATAGATCCCACCCTGCTGAGGAAGATCCACGCAGCCACCAGTGCCGAGCCTGGATTCGGTACCAAACGAGGAGATGGCTGCCACCGGGTGCCTAAGATAAAAGAAACCACAGGTAAAACTAAATAGAGCGGTCTTTTCCTTTGACGTCTGTGCGCTTAAATGGTAAACACAATTCCAGGAGCACATTGAGGCTGTTGATAAATTATTCACTAGCTGGGGATTAGGATATGCATCATGGTGTCAGAGTAGCATTATCCATTCAGACAGAAGACAATAACAAGCATGTCACTAGCTAAGGACATGCAACAGTGCATTCATGTGTAGAGGATGTGATTGGTAGAAGAAATACTGCTGTGTACTGGTTCATTATGTAACACTTGCTGCACAGAGATCTGATAAAAGTGCTGAAATGCACCTTAATTCTATTTTACCCCACTCTCTGTTATGAAAGGACAATTAGAGCAACATTTTACTAAAAAGTCCTCTAATGAAAACAGGAAAAGGTTAGAGATCAAAGCAATGCACCATGTTGTCAGGGAGATGCTTAATGATTCTATTTGATTTTCTGCTCCCCCTAGTGTAGTTTGCACCCAGCTCGAGATGGCTGCAGGGGAagactcctcctctgctctctccaacgAGGTCAacgccgccgccaccaccacctcaccaccatcATTAACCAGTAGCAGCAGCACAGAGTCCAGTGTGCCCAGTGCCACAAAGCAGCAGGGGTGCCCCTGCACTGAGCCCATCCCATGCCGCGCCCAGGCTTTCCCTTCAAGCTTACACCCATGTGACCCTATCACAGGCAGCCTCAGGAAGCCACCGCAGCAAAGGGGTCGGATGCtgagaaggagctggagcagcaTCACGCCGGGCTCCAGGAGCCTCGAAGAACTGTTGGAGAAAACCAAAGCCACGCTGAGTGGGAGGAGTGCCCAGAGAGTCCAGTCACCCGACGACCCCTCCAAGCCACAGAGGAGATTTGCTTTTTCCAAGACACTTTCCAAGAGCTTGTCCTTGTCCCAGGGATCAGTATGGTCTGTTAGATCAGTTAGCTCTCAGTCCTCTGGCAGAAGGCTCTTCAGAGGCGCCTCTATCATGCTGCCAGCGTCATTGGATGCCAAGCAGCTCCAAGCTGTGCCACTACCCAGACTGGACAGCAGCACCTGGATGAGGTGCCATGGGCCCTTCACACACTGCTTCCCCAAGAGGAAGACCAGCACTGATGATGACGATGACGATGAAGTCGGAGGTGGAGCCGGAGAAAGCCCCACCTCCCAGCCATTCTCTGGGGGTCAGAAGGCACAGTCACTCCCTACCAGCCCCAGAGTTGACGTAGAGAACACAGTCTCTTTGTACGCCTCTGGATCTGAACCCTCCGCTGTGGCTGAACAGCTCAACATGGCCAGTGGTGTGACTGTGAGCGGCATGAGCCTGGGAGCGAAGCTGAGCCGTGTCAACTTACTGAAGGGAAAGACCTACACCCTCCCCCAGGGGTTCTCAGATGCACAGAGAGATGCCCTGGATATGATGTGTCTGGTGCGCTCCGGTGTATGCCAAGGAGGTggccagaggtcagaggtcagtgagTCCGACCTGTGGAGGTTCAGTCAGCTGCTCTCCATGGAGGCCCTAGAACTGGGCAGCGCCTGCAATCACATGGCCCTGGTGCAAGGCAGCCCCCAGGACACCCTGCTCTCCCTGACTCACAGTTTCCACACGGTCTGTTGCTTAACACAGGCCTGCATGTCACTGGTGGAGGGCTTGAGCCCTGAGAGCCGGCAGCGCGAGGTGGTAGCAAAGGTGGACGAGGTCGTCATGAACTATGTGTGTCTGCTCCAGGCTGCTGAAACGGCTTTGGATAGTTCCCCCAATGACCAAAGTGTGAATGCATTGACACGTCACTCCACCACCATGTGTGCTATCGTCAACA of the Oncorhynchus masou masou isolate Uvic2021 chromosome 10, UVic_Omas_1.1, whole genome shotgun sequence genome contains:
- the LOC135547271 gene encoding FERM and PDZ domain-containing protein 4-like isoform X2, with translation MRRDPVLGFGFVAGSEKPVVVRSVTPGGPSEGRLTPGDEIIMINDEPVSSAPRERVIDLVRSCKESIVLTVVQPYPSPKSAFISAAKKAKLKSNPVKVRFAEEVIINGQVPESVKDNSLLFMPNVLKVYLENGQTKSFKFDSNTSIKDVILTLQEKLSVKSIEHFSLMLEHRNEGSASKLMILHEQEMLTQVTQRPGAHKMKCFFRISFVPKDPVDLLRRDAVAFEYLYVQSCNDVVLERFGSELKYDTALRLAALQMYILTINTKQSQKVSLKYIEKEWGLALFLPPAVLSSMKEKNIKKALTHILKTNQNLVPPGKKLSALQAKVHYLKYLSDLRLYGGRVFKSILLQGEKHTEVTLLVGPRYGISHVINTKTNLVALLADFSHVNRIEMYTEDEKNVRVELHVLDVKPITLLMESTDAMNLACLTAGYYRLLVDSRRSIFNMAKTGNADTGHDCRVKQNYQAIEWAYSTSFRGCEEHQQHNNQRCTSREPSSNRDSDCVDHGRTESDMSPVYITEIQQPPQNNMHMAERVDTRGGTRGPTHPQPYLCASRPKAQDSPRSAKVSFIFGDPPLDSVNPQNLGYQRLMDDVPEVLHDHSPMYTRLEEDYKSKDPMDGEGYPYSAKIFGNTECIEEPLLHDICYADTTDADEDEDDISCEEDMGLMGDLDKATFLSLSGSSDDIIDLTSLPPPPEGKDEEDNEDVLLHSLNLAIAAPPPGFRDSSDEDEQHGGAQGHVRKGQGTRDDIPVSLIDSVPTQGEEGPEVEGALDDAVVSTLQALEALAASEEQSPHPQSENSTGVEISRAFSPESSSDSGNETNSSEMTESSELVAAQKLSETHLRLYVATAEGYHTLTEEKTKFPITPCEGKVALAIQQNPQETWEGGKEEEGAKSSAVSSTQILHSDGGEMEPETMETKSLTDYFNKLHRGSVMRKQPGKLGDTESRIQGDNDDLTEKRHSNIQNSNRGDPPKYNSDPPKYNAILREPPYMNQFELGRTPYPYREKPPRYHRPPENKMADNISPDCVSNSQASHSDRGTIKGDKQDSNERSLQLDSHSRSPAKVPHSTEEANLPSSDPQQQQTRVPSAEQDVTRLHEYHLSKRMSLLQGSEGVHSLQSSQCSSIDAGCSSGSSSCVTPMDSPLCTGENMHLLSESSLKGLGYISGEEKAYGTQGQGTQQGKARHQTIDPTLLRKIHAATSAEPGFGTKRGDGCHRVPKIKETTVCTQLEMAAGEDSSSALSNEVNAAATTTSPPSLTSSSSTESSVPSATKQQGCPCTEPIPCRAQAFPSSLHPCDPITGSLRKPPQQRGRMLRRSWSSITPGSRSLEELLEKTKATLSGRSAQRVQSPDDPSKPQRRFAFSKTLSKSLSLSQGSVWSVRSVSSQSSGRRLFRGASIMLPASLDAKQLQAVPLPRLDSSTWMRCHGPFTHCFPKRKTSTDDDDDDEVGGGAGESPTSQPFSGGQKAQSLPTSPRVDVENTVSLYASGSEPSAVAEQLNMASGVTVSGMSLGAKLSRVNLLKGKTYTLPQGFSDAQRDALDMMCLVRSGVCQGGGQRSEVSESDLWRFSQLLSMEALELGSACNHMALVQGSPQDTLLSLTHSFHTVCCLTQACMSLVEGLSPESRQREVVAKVDEVVMNYVCLLQAAETALDSSPNDQSVNALTRHSTTMCAIVNRLSHSLTTLYK
- the LOC135547271 gene encoding FERM and PDZ domain-containing protein 4-like isoform X1, whose product is MDVFSFVKMAKLSGHRTKSSGWPPPSGTWSAAHGPPNGWDMATNRDGRDCYINHVSQSSSLEEVRLDGDKFVPPAPRKVEMRRDPVLGFGFVAGSEKPVVVRSVTPGGPSEGRLTPGDEIIMINDEPVSSAPRERVIDLVRSCKESIVLTVVQPYPSPKSAFISAAKKAKLKSNPVKVRFAEEVIINGQVPESVKDNSLLFMPNVLKVYLENGQTKSFKFDSNTSIKDVILTLQEKLSVKSIEHFSLMLEHRNEGSASKLMILHEQEMLTQVTQRPGAHKMKCFFRISFVPKDPVDLLRRDAVAFEYLYVQSCNDVVLERFGSELKYDTALRLAALQMYILTINTKQSQKVSLKYIEKEWGLALFLPPAVLSSMKEKNIKKALTHILKTNQNLVPPGKKLSALQAKVHYLKYLSDLRLYGGRVFKSILLQGEKHTEVTLLVGPRYGISHVINTKTNLVALLADFSHVNRIEMYTEDEKNVRVELHVLDVKPITLLMESTDAMNLACLTAGYYRLLVDSRRSIFNMAKTGNADTGHDCRVKQNYQAIEWAYSTSFRGCEEHQQHNNQRCTSREPSSNRDSDCVDHGRTESDMSPVYITEIQQPPQNNMHMAERVDTRGGTRGPTHPQPYLCASRPKAQDSPRSAKVSFIFGDPPLDSVNPQNLGYQRLMDDVPEVLHDHSPMYTRLEEDYKSKDPMDGEGYPYSAKIFGNTECIEEPLLHDICYADTTDADEDEDDISCEEDMGLMGDLDKATFLSLSGSSDDIIDLTSLPPPPEGKDEEDNEDVLLHSLNLAIAAPPPGFRDSSDEDEQHGGAQGHVRKGQGTRDDIPVSLIDSVPTQGEEGPEVEGALDDAVVSTLQALEALAASEEQSPHPQSENSTGVEISRAFSPESSSDSGNETNSSEMTESSELVAAQKLSETHLRLYVATAEGYHTLTEEKTKFPITPCEGKVALAIQQNPQETWEGGKEEEGAKSSAVSSTQILHSDGGEMEPETMETKSLTDYFNKLHRGSVMRKQPGKLGDTESRIQGDNDDLTEKRHSNIQNSNRGDPPKYNSDPPKYNAILREPPYMNQFELGRTPYPYREKPPRYHRPPENKMADNISPDCVSNSQASHSDRGTIKGDKQDSNERSLQLDSHSRSPAKVPHSTEEANLPSSDPQQQQTRVPSAEQDVTRLHEYHLSKRMSLLQGSEGVHSLQSSQCSSIDAGCSSGSSSCVTPMDSPLCTGENMHLLSESSLKGLGYISGEEKAYGTQGQGTQQGKARHQTIDPTLLRKIHAATSAEPGFGTKRGDGCHRVPKIKETTVCTQLEMAAGEDSSSALSNEVNAAATTTSPPSLTSSSSTESSVPSATKQQGCPCTEPIPCRAQAFPSSLHPCDPITGSLRKPPQQRGRMLRRSWSSITPGSRSLEELLEKTKATLSGRSAQRVQSPDDPSKPQRRFAFSKTLSKSLSLSQGSVWSVRSVSSQSSGRRLFRGASIMLPASLDAKQLQAVPLPRLDSSTWMRCHGPFTHCFPKRKTSTDDDDDDEVGGGAGESPTSQPFSGGQKAQSLPTSPRVDVENTVSLYASGSEPSAVAEQLNMASGVTVSGMSLGAKLSRVNLLKGKTYTLPQGFSDAQRDALDMMCLVRSGVCQGGGQRSEVSESDLWRFSQLLSMEALELGSACNHMALVQGSPQDTLLSLTHSFHTVCCLTQACMSLVEGLSPESRQREVVAKVDEVVMNYVCLLQAAETALDSSPNDQSVNALTRHSTTMCAIVNRLSHSLTTLYK
- the LOC135547271 gene encoding FERM and PDZ domain-containing protein 4-like isoform X3, whose protein sequence is MDVFSFVKMAKLSGHRTKSSGWPPPSGTWSAAHGPPNGWDMATNRDGRDCYINHVSQSSSLEEVRLDGDKFVPPAPRKVEMRRDPVLGFGFVAGSEKPVVVRSVTPGGPSEGRLTPGDEIIMINDEPVSSAPRERVIDLVRSCKESIVLTVVQPYPSPKSAFISAAKKAKLKSNPVKVRFAEEVIINGQVPESVKDNSLLFMPNVLKVYLENGQTKSFKFDSNTSIKDVILTLQEKLSVKSIEHFSLMLEHRNEGSASKLMILHEQEMLTQVTQRPGAHKMKCFFRISFVPKDPVDLLRRDAVAFEYLYVQSCNDVVLERFGSELKYDTALRLAALQMYILTINTKQSQKVSLKYIEKEWGLALFLPPAVLSSMKEKNIKKALTHILKTNQNLVPPGKKLSALQAKVHYLKYLSDLRLYGGRVFKSILLQGEKHTEVTLLVGPRYGISHVINTKTNLVALLADFSHVNRIEMYTEDEKNVRVELHVLDVKPITLLMESTDAMNLACLTAGYYRLLVDSRRSIFNMAKTGNADTGHDCRVKQNYQAIEWAYSTSFRGCEEHQQHNNQRCTSREPSSNRDSDCVDHGRTESDMSPVYITEIQQPPQNNMHMAERVDTRGGTRGPTHPQPYLCASRPKAQDSPRSAKVSFIFGDPPLDSVNPQNLGYQRLMDDVPEVLHDHSPMYTRLEEDYKSKDPMDGEGYPYSAKIFGNTECIEEPLLHDICYADTTDADEDEDDISCEEDMGLMGDLDKATFLSLSGSSDDIIDLTSLPPPPEGKDEEDNEDVLLHSLNLAIAAPPPGFRDSSDEDEQHGGAQGHVRKGQGTRDDIPVSLIDSVPTQGEEGPEVEGALDDAVVSTLQALEALAASEEQSPHPQSENSTGVEISRAFSPESSSDSGNETNSSEMTESSELVAAQKLSETHLRLYVATAEGYHTLTEEKTKFPITPCEGKVALAIQQNPQETWEGGKEEEGAKSSAVSSTQILHSDGGEMEPETMETKSLTDYFNKLHRGSVMRKQPGKLGDTESRIQGDNDDLTEKRHSNIQNSNRGDPPKYNSDPPKYNAILREPPYMNQFELGRTPYPYREKPPRYHRPPENKMADNISPDCVSNSQASHSDRGTIKGDKQDSNERSLQLDSHSRSPAKVPHSTEEANLPSSDPQQQQTRVPSAEQDVTRLHEYHLSKRMSLLQGSEGVHSLQSSQCSSIDAGCSSGSSSCVTPMDSPLCTGENMHLLSESSLKGLGYISGEEKAYGTQGQGTQQGKARHQTIDPTLLRKIHAATSAEPGFGTKRGDGCHRVPKIKETTV